The window GATCAAAACCTTTGATGTTTACCGCGCTTACTTGTACCGCTTTTTCCAACGCATCCAGCAACTCGCCGGCATAGCCATTGTTACCCGTTAACAGCGCTTTAAGCCTTTGACCTATACCTTGTACTGTGATCTCGCTTTTGGCATTTAACAGTTCGCGGTATGCAGCCAGGTAACGGAACGGAAACTGCTTTGCCTTTGCCACTTTATCGGCATCGGCAAGCGTTGCGCATACCTTTTGGATATGGGCATAACTTACACCGGCTTCCTGTATATTGCGCAGGTTACGCAGCAAGGCCATATAACCCAACTTTTCGCTATCTATCAACTCCTCCCATTTGTTACGGAAAGCCATCGTTTTTGCTTCCTGGCTATCGTAATTAAGCTGCCCTAATGCCGATAGTTCGGTTTCCCAGGTGTATGGGGTTTGCAATGTGCCGCTTACTATTTTGTTAAACACCAGTTGCTGTGCATCATCCTTTGCTTTTGGATGTACCAGGAACAAAGCATCGCGCATTTTTATAGCGGTATCGCGGTTGTACTTGGCAAACTGGTATTCATCAAAGTTATTAAAAGCGGCCTGCAGGCCTTTTTGCATTTGCTTTGATAAGCGGTTCAGTTTTTTGGGGCCTGTGCGCTGGTTTAGCATTTCGTAGCAGGCCAGCAATTCAGTTATTTCGTCGGCGCGGTTAACAATCCCGGCTGTAACCCGGGCAACCAAATCGTCGCCCGAGTGCAGCTTAGCCAATTCGGTAACCAAAACCAATGGCACCGAACGCATGTACATTTTGGTACGGGCATATACTGCCAGCCTGCCCACAAATTCGGGCTTGCACTTATATATAATATTGCGCAGGCGCTCCATACGGTCATCGTTTTTTTCGTAAAAGGAATCGCTCAGGCTCCAGGTTACTACCAGGGTATACAGTTCCATCTCTGGCGATAGTGCAAACGCTTTTGCACCCTCGTGATTAGTGAACTGATTTTTTACTTTGCTTAACAGGTTAAATTTCATTGTTACCTCCTTTTATTTGTTTTGATAATACAAAGGTTGAGAGGCCCTGCGCAGCCTATTTGCGCAGTAAAATTATTTTTGAAAAATTTTAAATGCTTGCCACTTTGTGTTGGGAACTTGAAGAGTTATGCCAACATCTAAGACGCTGTCTAAATTTAATTTGCTAATGTTTTTATGCTTCTAATGAATAAGCAACAACGTATTCGCATGGCAGCGAAGACTCACCCGGCTACGCTGCGCTGGCCACCCTCTCTTCAGCTTCGCCGGAAAGAGGGGCTTGAAAATTCTTTATTTTTTTTTCGATACAATGTATTGATAGTCAACGTTCAAGCCCCTATTTCCACCACAGGTGAAGAGAGGGTGGCGGGCGCAGCCTCGCCGGGTGAGTTTTAACCCTCATGCGATATTCCGCATTCCCGCTCCTACGTTTCGCCAGGTTTTGATTTCAATCATGGTCTTTTCAAATTTAGACAGCTTCTAAAAATAAATAATTTAATATTTTCTTGTTTAATAAAATATTTATGTATCATTGCAGCATGAAAAATACAATATGTATACAGAGCCAATGCCCCCAGCTGATTTATCAGAGGAGATAGCTATGTATTCATAAAAACGATATAAACTAACGCAATCCTCTTAGATAAACCTAAGGGGATTTTTTGTTTTACAGGGTAGTATATCAATGGTCAGATTACTCCGTTTGGAACGGAGAGGCTCCCGGTTCGAGCCCGGGTTACCCTACTATGGAAATGTAGCTCAATGGTCAGAGCAGCACCCTTATACGGTGTCGGTTAAAGGTTCAAGTCCTTTTATTTCCACTATAAAACAGCAAGTTACATAAATACAGCAAAACTAATAACGATGCAATGAGCGGATAAAGATAATTTAAATAATGCCTTGGCCGGTTGCCCGAGTGGTTTAAGGGAGTCCTCTGCAAAAGGAATGTTCGCAGGTTCGAATCCTGTACCAGCCTCTGTTTATTTTCCTGTGGTGCAATTGGCAGCACAACTGATTTTGGTTCAGTTAATCGTGGTTCGAATCCATGCAGAAAAACCCATGCGTTTTATTTATTAAAATACGTATTTTTAATTATAAATTACGTATTATTTGACACAAGCTTCCGTATTGAATGAATTATCTTGCCTGCTCTATTTTTTAATATCAGGCTTTTATTTTTTGCCTGTGGTTTAAACCCCACTGCACCAATGTTTCTGTAACCGGGAAAACACTCAGCCCATAATCGGTGATAGAATAATTTACGGTAACAGGCCTGGTATCCATCACTGTTCTGGAAACAAGCAGGTTCATTTCCAGGTCCTGCAATTCTTTAGACAGCATCTTGGCCGAAATTCCTTCAATTTCGCGCTGAAGTTTTTTAAATGTGTTTTTCTCGCCAACATGGTTATTCAGGTGCCGCATAATGCGCAATTTCCATTTTCCGCCCAATATTTCCAGGCTGTCTTTAATGGCCGCCAATTCCTGGTCGCAGCTTGCTTCCTGTATATTCCCGTTGATATTTATAGTAGCCATAATAATTGATAGTTAACCAAAGGTAACCGGTTACCTTTGGTTAACCCATAACAAAAATAAACTACCGGGCCTTACTTTTGGCATCATGTTAATTAAATAAAAATGAAAAAACTTGATTATTACGTGCTGGATGTATTTACCGATCAGAAATATAAAGGCAACCAACTCTCGGTAGTTTATACCGATGATGAACTTGAGCTGAGCCAGTACCATGCCATTTCCCGGGAATTTGGCTACTCCGAAACTTCATTCGTAAATTATTCAACAACCGAAAACGCGCTGAAGGTACGCTCGTTTACCCCGGCAGAATTTGAGGTAGTAGGCGCCGGCCATAACCTGCTGGGCGCGGTGTGCCTGGCTTTGATAAAAGGTTGGGATATTTTTAAACACCAGGATGGGCCTCCGTCTGTAATAATCAAGGATACAAGAATCCCCTTGCAGGTTACTGAACACGGCGGGCTTCCGTACGTGGCCATGAAACAGCAGCCCGCCAGGATAATAACAGAATTGCCTGCCGGGGAGGTTGCAAAGGCTATTGGATTGGATTTAGAAGATTTAGAATTAAACAACTGGAAAATCAACGTTGTTGAAACAGAAGTTGCCCACCTGATGGTCCCGGTAAAAGATCTGGACGCATTACAACGCGCGGTGCCCGATAAGGCACTTTTAAAACAACTCTCTGCAAATTACCAATTTGAGGGCTTTTACCTGTTTACCACAAATGGCCAGGATGGTGGCTATATTGCCGAAAGCCGCTTTTTTAACCCTGGTATTGGAATTGATGAAGACCCTGCAACAGGAACAGCTGCCGGGCCCCTGGCTGGTTACCTGGAAAAGCTGGGACATATTAAGCAAGGGCAGGATTATAGAATATTGCAGGGCACAGCCGTTAAGCACCCATCGTCAATCCATATCAAAGTTGAGGACGATGGCATTTGGGTAAGCGGCTCGTCGGTTATTGTCATGGAAGGCATCATATACCTGTAAAAGGCCCGGTAGGCGGTATTTATTCCTTTTCATAGTAGTCTACCGGCGCATCAGCCGCGCTGCCTATAGCGCCGCCCAGGCTAAACTTGTTCCCGGTAAGGCCTATATATTTTGCCTCGCTGTTGTAATCGTTATCAAAAATGATGCGGTTACGCTCGGCGCCGTTCACGTTTTCTTTAAACAGTTTATAAGTGCCGCTTTTTTTCAATACGTGTTTAAGATAGTATTTGTAATTGGTGGCCGAAAAACTGTAAACGGTGCCATTGCCCGGCTTATAGGCGCTACTGTCGGTTGGTGGTGCGCAATAACAGGTTGTACCCCGGTATTCCCAGCTACCGTTAAG is drawn from Mucilaginibacter ginsenosidivorax and contains these coding sequences:
- a CDS encoding winged helix-turn-helix transcriptional regulator; protein product: MATININGNIQEASCDQELAAIKDSLEILGGKWKLRIMRHLNNHVGEKNTFKKLQREIEGISAKMLSKELQDLEMNLLVSRTVMDTRPVTVNYSITDYGLSVFPVTETLVQWGLNHRQKIKA
- a CDS encoding TROVE domain-containing protein — encoded protein: MKFNLLSKVKNQFTNHEGAKAFALSPEMELYTLVVTWSLSDSFYEKNDDRMERLRNIIYKCKPEFVGRLAVYARTKMYMRSVPLVLVTELAKLHSGDDLVARVTAGIVNRADEITELLACYEMLNQRTGPKKLNRLSKQMQKGLQAAFNNFDEYQFAKYNRDTAIKMRDALFLVHPKAKDDAQQLVFNKIVSGTLQTPYTWETELSALGQLNYDSQEAKTMAFRNKWEELIDSEKLGYMALLRNLRNIQEAGVSYAHIQKVCATLADADKVAKAKQFPFRYLAAYRELLNAKSEITVQGIGQRLKALLTGNNGYAGELLDALEKAVQVSAVNIKGFDHDTRVLLACDVSGSMQTAVSAKSKILLYDVGLMLAMLLQSRCKNVEVGMFGDTWKTIMVPRHNILNNVQEFYKREGEVGYSTNGYLVIKDLLDRNVQMDKVMLFTDCQLYNSIPVSGDYIHALWSRYKTAVAPKAKLYLFDLKGYSKVPLQVMQNDVYLVAGWSDKVFEVLEALEKGNSALSEINKVEI
- a CDS encoding PhzF family phenazine biosynthesis protein, encoding MKKLDYYVLDVFTDQKYKGNQLSVVYTDDELELSQYHAISREFGYSETSFVNYSTTENALKVRSFTPAEFEVVGAGHNLLGAVCLALIKGWDIFKHQDGPPSVIIKDTRIPLQVTEHGGLPYVAMKQQPARIITELPAGEVAKAIGLDLEDLELNNWKINVVETEVAHLMVPVKDLDALQRAVPDKALLKQLSANYQFEGFYLFTTNGQDGGYIAESRFFNPGIGIDEDPATGTAAGPLAGYLEKLGHIKQGQDYRILQGTAVKHPSSIHIKVEDDGIWVSGSSVIVMEGIIYL
- a CDS encoding putative periplasmic lipoprotein, which gives rise to MKKILPVCAIVLFLFACKKDNSVGISLNGSWEYRGTTCYCAPPTDSSAYKPGNGTVYSFSATNYKYYLKHVLKKSGTYKLFKENVNGAERNRIIFDNDYNSEAKYIGLTGNKFSLGGAIGSAADAPVDYYEKE